One Pantoea trifolii DNA segment encodes these proteins:
- a CDS encoding Fic/DOC family protein: MSRYHVSSSEGQYEKDSGEQVLANKLGIATSDEMDEAELVLLEQLYQSVFEEQFPEGQLSVAMLKSWHRRWLGNIYEWAGQERAVNISKGGFMFAPSAQLLKLLNEFDTKYLAQNTPCSGMDEEQLITAIAITHVELILIHPFREGNGRLSRLLADVMAVQGGYKPLDYQSWEQNKAQYISAIHAGVSMDYEPMNHWVSEALRRG; the protein is encoded by the coding sequence ATGAGCCGATACCATGTATCCAGCAGTGAAGGCCAGTATGAGAAAGACTCTGGCGAGCAGGTTTTGGCTAATAAGCTGGGGATCGCGACTTCTGATGAGATGGATGAGGCTGAACTTGTCCTGTTAGAACAACTCTACCAGTCTGTTTTTGAAGAACAGTTCCCGGAAGGACAGCTCAGCGTAGCCATGCTAAAAAGCTGGCATCGCCGCTGGTTAGGCAACATCTACGAGTGGGCTGGACAAGAAAGAGCGGTTAATATCAGCAAAGGCGGCTTTATGTTTGCCCCCTCAGCACAGTTGCTAAAACTGCTGAACGAGTTCGACACGAAGTATCTGGCTCAAAACACACCATGTAGCGGCATGGACGAAGAACAACTCATCACCGCTATCGCCATCACCCATGTAGAGCTGATACTTATCCATCCATTCAGAGAGGGAAACGGACGCCTATCGCGACTGCTAGCCGACGTGATGGCCGTTCAGGGAGGATACAAACCTCTGGATTATCAAAGCTGGGAGCAAAACAAAGCCCAGTATATCTCGGCTATCCATGCAGGCGTATCAATGGACTACGAGCCGATGAATCACTGGGTCAGTGAGGCATTAAGAAGGGGTTAA
- a CDS encoding AAA family ATPase, with product MATAEQIKALLKSHVDRDDQRFFSIALQVAAKEARQGHHKLANDIKNLVDKSQKSTHTVGLVEKRLSTFVKQPDGDLKGLLEQINRPVHLQELVMSSSVRERLNQVLLEQKQKDKLSEFGLIPRRKLLFTGPPGTGKTMSASVIATELKLPLYTVVLDNLITRYMGETAAKLRLIFDHIKQTRAVYFFDEFDAIGTQRGAQNDVGEIRRVLNSFLIFVEQDDSESIVLAATNHPELLDRALYRRFDDIIPFTKPEGELIKALIEQRLAVFDLKNLSWNTIIESSSGLSAAEITRASEDAAKESVLYNGNNLTTELLVKAIQRRQESRQ from the coding sequence ATGGCTACTGCTGAGCAGATTAAAGCATTATTGAAAAGCCACGTTGATCGCGATGATCAGCGGTTCTTTTCTATTGCTTTGCAAGTAGCAGCTAAAGAGGCAAGACAAGGCCACCATAAACTTGCAAACGATATCAAAAATTTAGTCGATAAAAGCCAGAAATCTACACATACAGTGGGTTTAGTCGAGAAACGATTAAGCACATTTGTGAAGCAGCCTGATGGTGATCTCAAGGGATTGCTTGAACAAATAAACAGGCCAGTGCACCTTCAAGAACTAGTTATGTCTTCAAGTGTAAGGGAGCGGTTAAATCAAGTCCTCCTTGAGCAGAAGCAGAAGGATAAACTTTCTGAATTCGGGCTTATTCCCAGAAGAAAATTACTCTTTACAGGTCCTCCAGGCACCGGTAAGACGATGTCAGCCTCAGTCATCGCTACAGAGTTAAAGTTGCCTCTGTATACAGTTGTTCTTGATAATTTGATAACTCGCTATATGGGTGAGACAGCAGCAAAACTTCGTTTGATTTTTGATCACATAAAACAAACAAGAGCGGTGTATTTCTTTGACGAATTTGATGCTATCGGGACTCAGCGAGGAGCTCAGAATGATGTCGGAGAGATCCGTAGAGTTCTTAACTCCTTTTTAATTTTCGTTGAACAGGATGATTCTGAAAGCATAGTTTTAGCCGCAACAAACCATCCAGAACTGTTAGATCGCGCCTTATATAGACGATTCGATGATATTATACCATTCACAAAACCAGAAGGTGAGTTAATCAAAGCTCTTATTGAGCAAAGATTAGCCGTTTTTGACTTGAAGAACCTATCATGGAACACGATTATTGAAAGTTCTTCAGGGTTAAGTGCGGCCGAGATTACCCGAGCCAGCGAAGATGCTGCTAAAGAGTCAGTACTTTATAATGGGAATAATCTAACCACTGAATTATTAGTAAAGGCTATACAGCGTAGGCAAGAAAGCAGACAATAA
- a CDS encoding S8 family peptidase, with protein MTTSKQHILLNGYISPENYRSRSTGRSPQVLAKDRLPHGTLLLNQYNQIIARYTERPRIPPITDEYGIYVRLVSFELCELPIDKIDNSYFKLCSLTKRANREIAILFISDANRTKFINKINEYLDPLRDGAEFPRNHLLIDSIESIELADITSFWTDKAELIPADRNEEKWFELWLKGNIDDATNIAQSICERINGRLGNSSINFFDTTVLLIKTSLARLSICLEIISNLKELRAARDDISVLVNSLPTEQHQWADDVTVRINRSIDADVSICVLDTGVNYNNPLLSSFSNTLLSTAWDSSWPLFDDYNQRPYNDHGSRQAGLCIYGDFLSAILSNQLISIPYHIESGRILPPRTANNPALYGAITTGTSSRLELENPNWRRVYSLAVTAEPNAIGGQPSSWSAEIDKFCFGLEDDIQRLFVISAGNSQPTNLNLDYWDSVTLAEIEDPAQSWNALTIGAYTDKTTHTDPEYMGWSPFAASEDIAPSTRSSISWGWRKHAPYKPDLVEEGGNKLLSPNRDEMTNTIELSLLTTSGRASNQLFEVNSDTSAACALVSRQAALLMAEYPEYWPETIRGLLVHTAKWTSRMRERYRTELSRSTAKLAKETLLRMVGYGVPDLQRAMHSAENALTLVSQSEMTPFNRTGSGDPTLNEMHLFSLPWPIEALRLLPPETNVTLRITLSYFIEPNPSQKGFRRQYTYQSHGLRFAVIRPNQSLDNFRASINRNANSEEYNGPEGDASGWSLGPQLRARGSLHSDAWKGSAADLAEMNIIAVYPVGGWWKYRTAQDRYANRVRYSLLVSIDVPDENIDIYSEVENLVNIENQISIDV; from the coding sequence ATGACTACCAGCAAACAACATATTTTATTAAATGGATATATTTCTCCTGAAAATTATCGCTCAAGAAGCACTGGTCGAAGCCCTCAAGTTTTGGCGAAAGATAGACTACCCCATGGTACATTATTATTAAATCAGTATAATCAGATAATAGCTCGCTATACTGAAAGGCCGAGAATTCCCCCTATCACTGATGAATATGGGATTTATGTAAGGTTAGTTAGTTTCGAACTTTGTGAACTTCCTATTGACAAGATTGATAACTCATACTTCAAGCTCTGTTCTTTAACTAAGAGAGCCAATCGGGAAATTGCCATCCTGTTCATCAGTGATGCAAATAGAACTAAATTCATTAATAAAATAAATGAATACTTAGATCCCTTAAGAGATGGTGCAGAATTCCCTAGGAACCATTTATTAATTGATAGTATAGAATCAATTGAGCTAGCTGATATTACTTCTTTCTGGACTGATAAAGCAGAACTTATACCTGCTGATCGCAATGAAGAGAAATGGTTTGAACTTTGGTTAAAGGGAAATATTGATGATGCTACAAACATTGCTCAATCGATATGTGAAAGAATTAATGGAAGGTTAGGGAACTCTTCGATTAATTTTTTTGACACTACAGTTCTTCTTATTAAGACAAGTTTAGCAAGGTTAAGCATTTGTCTTGAAATAATCTCAAATTTAAAAGAATTAAGAGCAGCTAGAGATGATATTTCTGTTTTAGTAAATTCACTTCCTACAGAACAACATCAGTGGGCTGATGATGTTACTGTTAGAATTAACCGCAGTATTGATGCAGATGTTTCTATTTGTGTCTTAGATACTGGAGTGAACTATAACAACCCTCTTTTATCTAGTTTTTCTAACACATTGCTATCAACTGCGTGGGACTCATCGTGGCCCCTATTCGATGATTATAATCAAAGGCCCTATAACGATCATGGTTCCAGGCAAGCAGGGCTATGCATTTATGGGGACTTTCTATCAGCGATTTTGAGCAACCAGTTAATTTCAATTCCCTACCATATAGAGTCTGGAAGAATACTACCTCCTCGGACTGCTAATAATCCGGCACTATATGGAGCCATTACTACGGGGACGTCAAGCCGCTTAGAATTGGAAAATCCAAATTGGCGTAGAGTTTATTCACTTGCTGTAACTGCTGAACCTAATGCTATCGGCGGGCAACCATCATCATGGTCTGCTGAAATTGATAAATTTTGTTTTGGTCTAGAAGACGACATCCAAAGGTTATTCGTTATATCAGCAGGGAATTCCCAGCCAACAAACTTAAATTTAGATTATTGGGATTCTGTTACTCTCGCTGAAATTGAAGATCCAGCTCAGTCATGGAATGCCTTAACGATAGGGGCTTATACAGATAAAACCACCCATACAGATCCAGAATACATGGGATGGTCTCCTTTTGCAGCTTCGGAAGATATTGCACCTTCCACAAGATCATCTATATCGTGGGGCTGGAGAAAACATGCGCCTTATAAGCCAGATCTAGTTGAAGAAGGTGGAAACAAGCTTTTATCTCCTAACCGCGATGAAATGACAAACACAATCGAGTTATCGTTACTTACTACGTCCGGTAGAGCCTCAAATCAGTTATTTGAGGTTAATTCTGACACTAGTGCCGCCTGTGCCCTTGTATCAAGACAAGCCGCATTGCTAATGGCTGAGTATCCAGAATACTGGCCTGAAACTATAAGAGGTTTATTAGTCCATACAGCTAAGTGGACTAGCCGTATGCGTGAACGATATAGAACTGAGCTAAGTAGAAGCACAGCAAAATTAGCCAAAGAAACTCTGCTCAGAATGGTTGGTTATGGCGTTCCTGATTTGCAACGAGCAATGCACAGCGCAGAAAATGCTCTGACATTAGTCTCCCAATCAGAAATGACCCCATTTAATCGAACTGGCTCAGGGGATCCCACTCTTAATGAAATGCATCTATTTTCACTTCCTTGGCCTATTGAAGCATTACGCCTGCTACCTCCTGAAACCAATGTCACTTTAAGAATAACGTTATCCTATTTTATTGAACCAAATCCAAGTCAAAAAGGGTTCAGACGACAGTATACTTATCAATCTCACGGCTTAAGATTTGCGGTTATAAGACCTAACCAGTCACTTGATAATTTTAGAGCATCAATAAACCGCAATGCTAATAGTGAGGAGTACAATGGGCCGGAAGGAGATGCATCAGGATGGTCTCTGGGACCTCAGTTGAGAGCTCGAGGTTCCTTACATTCAGATGCCTGGAAAGGTAGTGCTGCGGATTTAGCAGAGATGAATATTATAGCAGTTTATCCCGTAGGTGGATGGTGGAAATATCGAACTGCACAGGATCGCTACGCTAATCGGGTTAGATATAGTTTATTAGTCAGTATTGATGTTCCTGATGAAAATATTGATATATACAGTGAGGTTGAAAATTTAGTTAACATTGAAAATCAAATAAGCATTGATGTATAG
- a CDS encoding retron Ec67 family RNA-directed DNA polymerase/endonuclease — MSFLAKLKQAQSTSDIAKILGCSSAALTYTLYKNRTKYTEFKIKKKNGGERIISVPEKKLKELQRRLSKGLQECINEINAKRKFETSSHGFVKGKSIFTNAYKHKNKDLVLNIDLANFFDSINFGRVRGYFIHNREFALSDKVSSILAQIACYDNKLPQGSPCSPVISNLIAQILDVKLSALAKKYNCYYTRYVDDITFSTNQNKFPASIISLQKREVVVSGQLKKEIERAGFKINSGKTRLQFKNSRQDVTGLVVNKKVNVKHELKHIARAMTNSFFKLNSAYISIDNRIEEVSLDRLNGILSFIYHIRSKMNDNNDTKNKGTLDSFDKMYSKFLFYKTFAANKSTVVICEGETDNIYLQYAFQNLVGSYPELQLIKKGVKKKINIFLYKQTKTLSHLLNVTDGAGNNIKLIKTYKQNMSGFVCPPQNYPVILLMDNDSGSNGIEGLINRDFSDTREIHDGYTYVCENLYVVKTPLIDEKRETKIEDFFDCKTLSKKLGDKTFSASNNFDKSLYFGKRKFAELIVKQNHKEIDFSNFKMIIDLFYLVICDYQKRLS; from the coding sequence ATGTCATTTTTAGCTAAACTGAAACAAGCTCAAAGTACGTCTGATATAGCTAAAATCCTTGGATGCTCATCGGCAGCATTGACTTATACTTTATACAAAAATAGGACTAAATATACAGAGTTCAAAATAAAGAAGAAAAATGGAGGAGAGAGAATTATATCTGTTCCAGAAAAGAAGCTTAAAGAACTGCAACGGCGTCTTTCTAAAGGTTTGCAGGAATGTATTAATGAGATAAATGCAAAAAGGAAATTTGAAACATCTTCACACGGATTTGTGAAAGGGAAATCAATTTTTACCAACGCCTATAAACATAAAAATAAGGATCTGGTGCTTAATATAGATTTAGCCAACTTCTTTGATTCCATTAATTTCGGTAGAGTTCGTGGGTATTTTATCCATAATAGAGAGTTTGCTTTGTCTGATAAGGTTTCATCTATCCTTGCTCAAATTGCGTGCTACGACAATAAGCTTCCTCAAGGTAGTCCTTGTTCTCCTGTAATATCTAATCTGATAGCTCAAATATTGGATGTAAAACTCAGCGCTTTAGCGAAAAAATATAATTGCTATTATACCAGATATGTTGATGATATTACATTTTCTACGAATCAAAACAAATTTCCTGCGTCAATAATTAGTCTTCAGAAACGTGAGGTGGTTGTTAGTGGGCAACTAAAGAAAGAAATTGAAAGAGCCGGATTTAAAATTAATTCCGGTAAGACAAGATTGCAATTTAAAAACTCACGACAAGATGTTACAGGTTTGGTTGTAAATAAAAAAGTAAATGTTAAGCATGAGTTGAAGCATATTGCCAGGGCTATGACGAATAGTTTTTTCAAACTTAACTCTGCATATATCTCTATTGATAATAGGATAGAGGAGGTTAGCTTAGATAGATTAAATGGAATATTGAGTTTTATCTACCACATCAGGAGTAAAATGAATGACAATAATGATACAAAAAATAAAGGCACGCTTGATTCCTTTGATAAGATGTATTCTAAATTCCTTTTTTACAAAACATTTGCTGCAAACAAGAGTACGGTAGTTATTTGTGAAGGAGAAACAGATAATATCTATCTGCAATATGCTTTCCAGAATCTTGTTGGGAGCTATCCAGAATTACAATTAATTAAAAAGGGAGTAAAAAAGAAGATAAACATATTCCTTTATAAACAGACTAAAACATTAAGTCATTTGCTAAATGTAACTGATGGTGCTGGAAATAATATTAAGTTAATTAAAACCTATAAGCAAAATATGAGTGGATTTGTTTGCCCACCTCAAAATTATCCTGTGATATTACTTATGGATAATGATAGTGGTTCTAATGGTATTGAGGGATTAATTAATCGCGATTTCTCAGATACGAGAGAAATACATGATGGATATACATATGTTTGTGAAAATCTTTATGTTGTAAAGACACCTCTTATAGACGAAAAAAGAGAAACAAAAATTGAAGATTTTTTTGATTGTAAAACCCTCTCAAAAAAATTAGGTGATAAAACATTCTCAGCCAGTAATAATTTCGACAAAAGTCTTTACTTTGGGAAAAGAAAATTTGCAGAATTGATTGTCAAACAAAATCATAAAGAGATAGATTTTTCTAATTTTAAAATGATAATAGATTTGTTTTATCTTGTGATTTGTGATTATCAAAAAAGACTGAGTTAA
- a CDS encoding restriction endonuclease, whose product MIYQCYSCSRTTFETSCPWCSPDVSGTFRQMTPLDPSYYPDFQYQSKGIIKDLFGKKKEQSQLNALLENVLLKYATLKDPYFTNFIHTSRFSYNNQEGNSKINSESNSDYSEIRLFQEVLIRKGFNELEQLPSLLDKLLLTTSFNSIYSGFAREVKRHIKPTLTETLKSWIEEAGTTYRADLSLFLYYLWSNKIQYPAIVYNEQAESTPGTPLLSFDSIEKFLTLCESIYFDILVDRLATRLEHFNPNKFVTMYLVDAMDGFQFEAFLVEIFQTIGYDVKETKKTQDQGADLFVTRFGKNMVIQAKNYSGSVGNSAVQQAISAKAFYGCDEAMVVTNSYFTRSAKELADSAMVRLIDRKELQNYLDDYNQKIIEDFQSES is encoded by the coding sequence ATGATTTATCAATGCTATTCATGTTCTAGAACAACCTTCGAAACAAGCTGTCCGTGGTGCTCTCCAGATGTATCTGGAACATTTCGGCAAATGACGCCATTAGATCCATCCTATTACCCTGATTTCCAGTACCAGTCTAAAGGCATCATAAAAGATTTATTTGGTAAGAAGAAAGAGCAGTCCCAACTCAACGCCCTGCTTGAAAATGTTCTTCTGAAATATGCCACACTGAAAGATCCTTATTTTACCAATTTCATTCACACATCAAGATTTTCATATAACAATCAGGAGGGCAACAGTAAAATAAATAGTGAAAGCAATAGTGATTATTCAGAGATCCGATTATTCCAGGAAGTACTGATTAGAAAAGGCTTCAACGAACTGGAGCAGTTACCATCTTTATTAGACAAACTATTGCTGACAACTTCGTTCAACTCTATATATTCAGGGTTTGCCCGTGAGGTTAAGCGCCATATCAAGCCAACCCTTACCGAGACATTAAAATCATGGATAGAAGAGGCCGGTACAACTTATCGTGCAGATCTTTCTTTATTCCTGTATTACCTGTGGAGTAATAAGATTCAGTACCCTGCTATAGTATATAACGAGCAGGCAGAAAGTACACCGGGCACACCATTATTATCATTTGACTCTATCGAAAAATTCCTTACTCTCTGCGAGAGTATATATTTTGATATTTTAGTAGACAGATTAGCCACCCGCCTTGAACATTTTAACCCAAACAAATTTGTCACAATGTATCTTGTCGATGCAATGGATGGTTTCCAGTTTGAGGCCTTCCTGGTTGAAATATTCCAGACTATAGGGTATGACGTTAAAGAAACAAAGAAAACACAGGATCAGGGGGCAGACTTATTCGTTACCCGCTTCGGGAAGAATATGGTTATACAGGCAAAGAATTATTCTGGCTCAGTTGGAAATTCGGCAGTGCAGCAGGCAATTTCAGCAAAAGCATTTTATGGATGTGATGAAGCAATGGTTGTGACAAACTCTTACTTCACCCGGTCCGCTAAGGAATTAGCTGATTCCGCAATGGTTCGTTTGATTGACCGAAAAGAACTTCAAAACTACCTGGATGATTACAATCAGAAAATAATTGAAGATTTCCAGTCAGAATCATGA